A stretch of the Papaver somniferum cultivar HN1 chromosome 6, ASM357369v1, whole genome shotgun sequence genome encodes the following:
- the LOC113289124 gene encoding LRR receptor-like serine/threonine-protein kinase EFR: MEFHKLSFILVIFVTLVTLLSLNFLPTSQYLIAETDRSALLAFKNAINSPLGALSSWNESSHCSNWTGITCSRRHPGRVTTLSLQSMSLLGPISPYIGNLSFLKIVSLYDNHFTGQIPQDIGRLLRLQVLWLSSNKLTGNIPKNITSCTELENFSLVNNELVGEIPTELGSLSKLQKLNLSENLLAGTIPVSLSNLSALDSLYLSSNNLHGYIPSELSKLSRLEIFQISGNNLSGNVPPQLFNNSLINVFAVSYNKLGGSIPHYIGTTLQNLQYLYLSGNHFHGLLPNSISNISSLSEVSVPQNQFSGPVPGCFARSHFS, translated from the coding sequence ATGGAGTTTCATAAGTTGAGCTTCATATTGGTCATTTTTGTCACCCTTGTAACATTACTCTCCTTGAATTTCCTACCTACGTCCCAATATCTCATTGCGGAAACTGATCGATCAGCTTTACTTGCTTTCAAAAATGCGATAAACAGTCCATTGGGAGCACTGAGTTCATGGAATGAGTCGTCTCATTGCAGTAACTGGACGGGGATTACATGTAGTCGTCGGCATCCAGGCAGGGTCACCACCTTGAGTCTACAATCCATGAGTTTGCTAGGTCCAATATCTCCATACATAGGAAATCTTTCATTCTTAAAGATTGTCTCTCTATATGACAATCACTTCACCGGCCAAATTCCTCAAGATATTGGTCGTTTACTTCGTCTTCAGGTTCTCTGGTTATCAAGTAATAAACTTACAGGAAATATTCCTAAGAACATAACCTCGTGCACAGAACTCGAAAATTTCTCATTAGTGAACAATGAGCTAGTAGGGGAAATTCCTACCGAGCTCGGTTCCTTATCTAAGCTTCAAAAACTGAATCTCTCAGAAAACCTCCTGGCAGGAACCATCCCAGTTTCACTTTCAAACCTTTCGGCTCTGGATTCGCTTTATTTGTCCTCCAACAATTTACACGGTTACATTCCATCCGAGCTTAGCAAGTTATCTAGATTAGAAATATTTCAAATTTCTGGAAATAATTTATCAGGAAATGTTCCACCCCAACTTTTTAACAACTCCTTAATCAATGTTTTTGCGGTGTCCTATAATAAACTTGGTGGATCCATTCCACACTATATTGGAACTACGCTCCAAAATCTCCAATATCTTTATTTAAGCGGGAATCATTTTCATGGCTTGTTACCAAATTCGATTTCTAATATTTCCAGTTTATCTGAAGTATCTGTCCCTCAGAATCAGTTCAGCGGACCTGTACCGGGGTGCTTTGCAAGGTCTCACTTTTCTTAA